The Sulfitobacter sp. S223 genome has a window encoding:
- a CDS encoding SDR family oxidoreductase: MKTAVISGGNGGLGRALAAQLEAQGWHCVLMDVNIAGLKPSKSRTPVALDLTDNAALERAAAEIIAARPSIDMVIYNAGVSQIASFEETDADSHRQVFEINYFAAVEMARAFLQPIRSSGGTHLAISSVAGFAPLHGRTAYAASKHALQGFFSSLRSEEAAFGVSCLIAAPSFVATNIGNAERRDDGILRPGAAADGIDYMSPEAAAKVILRGVWKRREFIPVGRVAWLASWLMRLSPELYQRSMLRNLRANNPEN; the protein is encoded by the coding sequence ATGAAGACCGCAGTAATCTCTGGTGGGAATGGTGGCTTGGGGCGTGCGTTGGCCGCGCAGCTTGAAGCGCAGGGCTGGCATTGTGTCCTGATGGACGTGAATATAGCGGGGCTCAAACCATCCAAGAGCCGCACACCGGTTGCTTTGGACCTGACGGACAATGCAGCGCTTGAACGCGCGGCGGCAGAAATCATCGCAGCAAGGCCGTCTATCGATATGGTGATCTATAATGCCGGCGTTTCACAGATCGCCTCATTCGAGGAAACCGATGCGGATAGCCATAGGCAGGTTTTCGAGATCAATTATTTTGCTGCAGTGGAAATGGCGCGGGCCTTTCTGCAGCCGATCCGCAGCAGCGGGGGCACGCATCTGGCGATCTCTTCGGTTGCTGGATTTGCACCACTGCACGGGCGTACTGCCTATGCTGCTTCGAAACATGCGCTACAGGGGTTCTTTTCGTCGCTCCGCTCAGAAGAAGCAGCCTTTGGCGTCAGCTGCCTGATTGCTGCGCCCAGCTTTGTTGCCACAAATATCGGGAATGCCGAACGTCGTGACGACGGAATTCTGCGGCCAGGGGCCGCGGCAGACGGAATAGACTATATGTCGCCCGAAGCGGCCGCCAAAGTAATCTTGCGTGGCGTTTGGAAGCGGCGGGAATTCATACCGGTGGGCCGAGTGGCGTGGCTTGCGTCATGGCTGATGCGGTTGTCACCAGAGCTCTACCAGCGGTCCATGCTGCGCAATTTGCGCGCGAACAATCCGGAAAACTAG